The sequence TGCAAGGGCCGCTTCAAGAAGCTGCGTGTTCTTCATCGAAGAAAATAGCTCCTCGATGACGATGTGCTTCGGTACGCCGAGGTTCTTGGGGTCATAGAGAACGGCATTGATACGGCGCAGCAACCACACCATTAAGGGCTCGATTAGGTCGGCGTCCTGCTGGTTGCTGATGCCCTGGAAGTCGAAGCACTGAACGCGGCCCAGCTCCAGCTCGTCATGCACGTTATCGAAGATGGCGGCATAGACACCGTTCCCGGTCCACTTCGAGAGGTAGCGGTTCAGGTGCTTCGGCAGCATCAGATTGGAGAGGCGGCGATTCTCCGGCTCAAGCTGATACGTGCTGCGCACCGCGCCGAAGATCACATCCTCATCCTCGGGCGCCAGTTCGGCGCCCCCGTTTGTGAGCAGGAGCTTGATGAAGCTGTAGAGAAACTTCAGATTGTCTTCGGTCGGCTCCAAGGAAAAGGGATTCACGCGCGGCCCTGTTCGCCCTACCTTGTCCACCTTGCCGCCGTACAGCTCCACCACACTCTCATAGCTGCCGCCGATGTCGAAGATGTACGTAAAACCCTTGTATTTACGCTCCATCGAGACGTGCGCGTTATTGTGAACCGACTTGCCCGAGCCTGTAGGCCCGAGGATCATCGCCACCTTCACGCCGTTGACGTAGCTGTCTTGGAAAAACGGTGTCTTGCTCCTGGTCTCAAAGACATTGAGGTATTCGTTGTCGAGGTCTTCGGAGTAGGGATGGCCGATGCTCGGTGCGTACACGTTTGCAAGCCGCGCATGATGATCCTCTGGCAACCACAGAGGGAAGATGTTGAACTTCCCGTTGCCGGGGAACATCGTATAGAACGCGGACAGATTGCCTAAAGACTCTTCAATGACTTCCGCGCGGG comes from Terriglobus roseus and encodes:
- a CDS encoding VirB4 family type IV secretion system protein; the protein is RDTASLEEGAGAKAANASVDDLSDVIRSLDKVGQGEFTMRLLLAAKSKEQLHETIPAVHRVFVDARAEVIEESLGNLSAFYTMFPGNGKFNIFPLWLPEDHHARLANVYAPSIGHPYSEDLDNEYLNVFETRSKTPFFQDSYVNGVKVAMILGPTGSGKSVHNNAHVSMERKYKGFTYIFDIGGSYESVVELYGGKVDKVGRTGPRVNPFSLEPTEDNLKFLYSFIKLLLTNGGAELAPEDEDVIFGAVRSTYQLEPENRRLSNLMLPKHLNRYLSKWTGNGVYAAIFDNVHDELELGRVQCFDFQGISNQQDADLIEPLMVWLLRRINAVLYDPKNLGVPKHIVIEELFSSMKNTQLLEAALASIKTVRKNLGGVTLIGQSANDLGENADSIVNSCTSFLFLPDATFNRKFYGQLFKLSEQQLDLFESLQQREALYVRRDGLTKVIILNLDKRSYAKFSTKPKDRSRRAKLVEKYGLAEGIERFAQGESA